Within Paralichthys olivaceus isolate ysfri-2021 chromosome 14, ASM2471397v2, whole genome shotgun sequence, the genomic segment taatcaaattaattaaatcaatattattctataaattatattttaaactcTGAATGACTGTATTTTAAGTTGTAGTTGAAATGAAGGAACAatcattattttataatgttaTTTTCAGAAATGAGTCAAGAGCTCAAGAAGGAATTTATCATTTTCAAGTTTGTATTATTCTAAAATGTAAGTATTTCAAAATGCAATTTTTTTGTAAAtagatttcaaatattttaatatttagaattaatattttataaagtAACATTAGAAGTCATAGTAATAGTACTActgttatataatattatacatataatatatattgtactttaatttaataaatatgtGGTTgctctgccccctgctggttgtCTTGCGTGCTGCAGGCTGAAGGAGCCTCCGCAGATGAAGGGCTGCTGGGAACCAAACCTGAAGCTCCGTGAGGCTCAGAGAATCTTCGAGGACCAGATCATCGGACCTGAGTCCATCGCCAACATTGGAGGTCACTTTGTTTGTGATTTACGTTTTTTAATCTTCATCAGGAGTTCCTCAGGGTTCCATCCTCGGACCTctgacttttatttctttagagAATTGTGAGTCAGCGACTGGAAAGATCAATGATAACGAAAATAATTATTCGATAAATGAATTGATAACAACAACgatcagaaatgtttgtttcttattaAATGTTTCCTGCTCAGAGATGAAGTTCGTGAAAAAAGACTGAGAGCTGAAATTGACTTAAGTTTAACATTAGGATTAGTTAAGTTTGACggatgtttgtctctgcagatgTTTTGTTCTCAGGAACAGCTGATGGGAAAATTGTGAAGCTGATTGGTCGAAGAATTCACACGGTGACGAGACTTGGGAAACTTCCCTGTGGTGAGAGAAAGATTCAAAAATCAGTTAAAGGTTTGATCAGGTTTAGTTTAAAGTTCAGtaaattttaatttgaagtttgattcagtttagtttggttcaATGTTTGGTATTTAgttcctttgtatttcatttgtttaaagttttagtgtttttaaaaagacagggttagggttaacttTAATCAACTTTTCtattaaacagattttaaaagtgaaaatgaatttaacTGTCTGTAGATGAAAGTGTTACGTTGTCATGACGCTGTAACGCTGTGGTGTTCGTCTGTACCTGCAGGTTCCACAGATGAGGAGTCGAGCTGCGGTCGACCTCTGGGGATCAGAGTCGGACCCAACGGGACTTTGTTCATAGCCGACGCTTACCTGGGTCTGTTTGAGGTGAATCCCACCACAGGTGATTAAGTTTAATATTTATACGTACGTGTCACCACAGTAGGAGCTCTGCCCTCTCAGCTTTGTCTCGTCTCAGCAGGTGAGACAACCAGGTTGGTGACGGGCGGTCAGGTGGTCGCCGGCAGGAAGCTGTCGTTCATTAACGACGTGGCGGTGACGCAGGACGGGAAGAAGGTGTACTTCACTGACTCCAGCAGCAGGTGGCAGCGCAGAGATTACCTGCACCTCATCATGGAGGCCACCGCTGACGGACGGTACAATGCACCGAGAGCGGGAAACACACTTGTGTCAGAAACTAGTAACGATTAATGTTTACACCCAGCACATGTATTATGTCTCCACACTTGCGACACCTAGTGGCCGGAGGCATTTTGTACTCGGGTCGTCAATATACTGTAAAATCAACCTGTAGAATGTTCAAAccttattttgtagtttcacttCCTGCAGGTTTTTCACACTTAAAATCTGGCACAGCATGTGGTTCAGTGAAATGTTAGTTTAGttagtttggtttggtttaggTTCGTTTACCTTGCTTTAGTCTGGGTTAGTTTAGGTTAGTGTTTCACATTGGGCCCTGTTGTGTTGTAGTGTGTTGGAGTTGGACACAGAAACCAGAGAAGTGACGGTGTTGATGGAAAACCTGCGATTTCCAAACGGAATCCAGCTGCTGCCAGATGAGGAGTCGGTGTTAGTGGCTGAAACCACCATGGCTCGGATACGCAGGTACGTCGCCTCGGTTCAGACGAGGGTCACACTGACTCCCCTGCCTCCTCGGGGGAGTTCAGACCTCGTGTAGCAGAGTTTTAATGTAAAGTGTCCGAAATGTGTTTAAACGTGTCCgagttaaataaagtttattatttattatcagtaATATTATAAATCTCCTCCTGCCATTTGGTGTCGGTCATGCAATCACtgaagctgtgacatcatcagtcacCTCCTCTCAGGTTACCATAGttaccacacaaacactggtTGCGTGCATGTGTTTCTGGAGCAGAGTGCATGTGGCCGGGCTCAATAAAGGAGGGATGGACACGTTCATGGACAATTTGCCCGGTTTCCCTGACAACATCCGTCCCAGCTCCAGCGGAGGTTACTGGGTTGCCATGTCGGCAGTGCGGCTGAACCCCGGATTCTCAATGCTGGACTTCCTGTCCCAGAGACCGTGGATCAAGAAACTCATCTTCAAGgtaaaaacaagacacagacCATGTTAAGATCCAAATCCAGGTTTAGATCTAGATCCATGTTCAGATCCAGGTTCAGGTTCAGATCTAGATCAATATTCAGATCCAGgttcagatccagatccagGTTCAGATCTAGATCCATGTTCAGATCCAGGTTCAGATCTAGATCCATGTTCAGATCCAGGTTCAGATCCTGGTTCAGGTTGACATTTATATCCAGGTTCAGATCTAGATCCATGTTCAGATCCAGGTTCAGATCTAGATCCAGATCCAGGTGTAACTATAGAGATGACAACATTTGTCTTTCGTGCTATCAGGCTAACCTGCTAAATGTTAGCTGTATGAATATGAAAACTGATGAAATCTATTTCAAATGTTGTCACTTCCTGTACTTGCATGATGTGTCCTGTACAATGACCTGGATGTTAAACAGTAcgtccactagatggcagctcagagtctgacaacaacaaacaactgcCGTCTTTGTTCCCCTCTTCCTTCGCTCCTTTCCGCTCGTCATCTCGTCTCCAGCTCTTCAGTCAGGACGTCCTGATGAAGTTTGTCCCTCGCTACAGTTTGGTGGCGGAGCTTCACGATGGTGGGATCTGCACACGCAGCTTCCACGATCCAAACGGCATGGTGGCGGCTTACGTGAGCGAGGTCCACGAGCACGACGGGAGTCTGTACCTGGGCTCCTTCCGCTCCCCGTACATCGCCAAACTTGATCTGcacaaggtttaaaaaaaaacaaaaaaaccccaaacatTTGTGagtcaaagagacagagatgatgTCTGACATCAGGACGCAGTGTTCGACCGGACCAATGATGTCACCATGCAGCAGGACGGAGGTCGATGACTTATTGACACAGACGACGAATCAGACTCAacgtttgtgtttattttagttttgacATCAGATCTGATCGATCAGATCTGTCATcaataaatgtgtttctatAAAAACAGAATATCCTGGTTATTTATTCAGCATAGTTTAAACTGataatttaaaggtccagtgtgtagaatttagtgacatctagtggtgaagttgcatgatgcagctgaacacccctcatctcacccccccttcccaacatgaaagagaacctgaggtgaacttcagttgtcatgaaaac encodes:
- the apmap gene encoding adipocyte plasma membrane-associated protein isoform X5 — translated: MNESEGLRFRRQHRPQVLTDELHEHRYKGPGHFLCVTSCFSTYSGKVFQVTLLALGGFLLLPLLVFILILESPIQPDVFTLKEPPQMKGCWEPNLKLREAQRIFEDQIIGPESIANIGDVLFSGTADGKIVKLIGRRIHTVTRLGKLPCGSTDEESSCGRPLGIRVGPNGTLFIADAYLGLFEVNPTTGETTRLVTGGQVVAGRKLSFINDVAVTQDGKKVYFTDSSSRWQRRDYLHLIMEATADGRVLELDTETREVTVLMENLRFPNGIQLLPDEESVLVAETTMARIRRVHVAGLNKGGMDTFMDNLPGFPDNIRPSSSGGYWVAMSAVRLNPGFSMLDFLSQRPWIKKLIFKYVH
- the apmap gene encoding adipocyte plasma membrane-associated protein isoform X1, with product MNESEGLRFRRQHRPQVLTDELHEHRYKGPGHFLCVTSCFSTYSGKVFQVTLLALGGFLLLPLLVFILILESPIQPDVFTLKEPPQMKGCWEPNLKLREAQRIFEDQIIGPESIANIGDVLFSGTADGKIVKLIGRRIHTVTRLGKLPCGSTDEESSCGRPLGIRVGPNGTLFIADAYLGLFEVNPTTGETTRLVTGGQVVAGRKLSFINDVAVTQDGKKVYFTDSSSRWQRRDYLHLIMEATADGRVLELDTETREVTVLMENLRFPNGIQLLPDEESVLVAETTMARIRRVHVAGLNKGGMDTFMDNLPGFPDNIRPSSSGGYWVAMSAVRLNPGFSMLDFLSQRPWIKKLIFKLFSQDVLMKFVPRYSLVAELHDGGICTRSFHDPNGMVAAYVSEVHEHDGSLYLGSFRSPYIAKLDLHKV
- the apmap gene encoding adipocyte plasma membrane-associated protein isoform X3, with translation MNESEGLRFRRQHRPQVLTDELHEHRYKGPGTYSGKVFQVTLLALGGFLLLPLLVFILILESPIQPDVFTLKEPPQMKGCWEPNLKLREAQRIFEDQIIGPESIANIGDVLFSGTADGKIVKLIGRRIHTVTRLGKLPCGSTDEESSCGRPLGIRVGPNGTLFIADAYLGLFEVNPTTGETTRLVTGGQVVAGRKLSFINDVAVTQDGKKVYFTDSSSRWQRRDYLHLIMEATADGRVLELDTETREVTVLMENLRFPNGIQLLPDEESVLVAETTMARIRRVHVAGLNKGGMDTFMDNLPGFPDNIRPSSSGGYWVAMSAVRLNPGFSMLDFLSQRPWIKKLIFKLFSQDVLMKFVPRYSLVAELHDGGICTRSFHDPNGMVAAYVSEVHEHDGSLYLGSFRSPYIAKLDLHKV
- the apmap gene encoding adipocyte plasma membrane-associated protein isoform X12; translated protein: MNESEGLRFRRQHRPQVLTDELHEHRYKGPGHFLCVTSCFSTYSGKVFQVTLLALGGFLLLPLLVFILILESPIQPDVFTLKEPPQMKGCWEPNLKLREAQRIFEDQIIGPESIANIGDVLFSGTADGKIVKLIGRRIHTVTRLGKLPCGSTDEESSCGRPLGIRVGPNGTLFIADAYLGLFEVNPTTAGETTRLVTGGQVVAGRKLSFINDVAVTQDGKKVYFTDSSSRWQRRDYLHLIMEATADGRVLELDTETREVTVLMENLRFPNGIQLLPDEESVLVAETTMARIRRVHVAGLNKGGMDTFMDNLPGFPDNIRPSSSGGYWVAMSAVRLNPGFSMLDFLSQRPWIKKLIFKLFSQDVLMKFVPRYSLVAELHDGGICTRSFHDPNGMVAAYVSEVHEHDGSLYLGSFRSPYIAKLDLHKV
- the apmap gene encoding adipocyte plasma membrane-associated protein isoform X10, whose protein sequence is MKGCWEPNLKLREAQRIFEDQIIGPESIANIGDVLFSGTADGKIVKLIGRRIHTVTRLGKLPCGSTDEESSCGRPLGIRVGPNGTLFIADAYLGLFEVNPTTAGETTRLVTGGQVVAGRKLSFINDVAVTQDGKKVYFTDSSSRWQRRDYLHLIMEATADGRVLELDTETREVTVLMENLRFPNGIQLLPDEESVLVAETTMARIRRVHVAGLNKGGMDTFMDNLPGFPDNIRPSSSGGYWVAMSAVRLNPGFSMLDFLSQRPWIKKLIFKLFSQDVLMKFVPRYSLVAELHDGGICTRSFHDPNGMVAAYVSEVHEHDGSLYLGSFRSPYIAKLDLHKV
- the apmap gene encoding adipocyte plasma membrane-associated protein isoform X8, yielding MLKEPPQMKGCWEPNLKLREAQRIFEDQIIGPESIANIGDVLFSGTADGKIVKLIGRRIHTVTRLGKLPCGSTDEESSCGRPLGIRVGPNGTLFIADAYLGLFEVNPTTAGETTRLVTGGQVVAGRKLSFINDVAVTQDGKKVYFTDSSSRWQRRDYLHLIMEATADGRVLELDTETREVTVLMENLRFPNGIQLLPDEESVLVAETTMARIRRVHVAGLNKGGMDTFMDNLPGFPDNIRPSSSGGYWVAMSAVRLNPGFSMLDFLSQRPWIKKLIFKLFSQDVLMKFVPRYSLVAELHDGGICTRSFHDPNGMVAAYVSEVHEHDGSLYLGSFRSPYIAKLDLHKV
- the apmap gene encoding adipocyte plasma membrane-associated protein isoform X2; translated protein: MNESEGLRFRRQHRPQVLTDELHEHRYKGPGTYSGKVFQVTLLALGGFLLLPLLVFILILESPIQPDVFTLKEPPQMKGCWEPNLKLREAQRIFEDQIIGPESIANIGDVLFSGTADGKIVKLIGRRIHTVTRLGKLPCGSTDEESSCGRPLGIRVGPNGTLFIADAYLGLFEVNPTTAGETTRLVTGGQVVAGRKLSFINDVAVTQDGKKVYFTDSSSRWQRRDYLHLIMEATADGRVLELDTETREVTVLMENLRFPNGIQLLPDEESVLVAETTMARIRRVHVAGLNKGGMDTFMDNLPGFPDNIRPSSSGGYWVAMSAVRLNPGFSMLDFLSQRPWIKKLIFKLFSQDVLMKFVPRYSLVAELHDGGICTRSFHDPNGMVAAYVSEVHEHDGSLYLGSFRSPYIAKLDLHKV
- the apmap gene encoding adipocyte plasma membrane-associated protein isoform X6, which codes for MNESEGLRFRRQHRPQVLTDELHEHRYKGPGTYSGKVFQVTLLALGGFLLLPLLVFILILESPIQPDVFTLKEPPQMKGCWEPNLKLREAQRIFEDQIIGPESIANIGDVLFSGTADGKIVKLIGRRIHTVTRLGKLPCGSTDEESSCGRPLGIRVGPNGTLFIADAYLGLFEVNPTTAGETTRLVTGGQVVAGRKLSFINDVAVTQDGKKVYFTDSSSRWQRRDYLHLIMEATADGRVLELDTETREVTVLMENLRFPNGIQLLPDEESVLVAETTMARIRRVHVAGLNKGGMDTFMDNLPGFPDNIRPSSSGGYWVAMSAVRLNPGFSMLDFLSQRPWIKKLIFKYVH
- the apmap gene encoding adipocyte plasma membrane-associated protein isoform X9, translated to MLKEPPQMKGCWEPNLKLREAQRIFEDQIIGPESIANIGDVLFSGTADGKIVKLIGRRIHTVTRLGKLPCGSTDEESSCGRPLGIRVGPNGTLFIADAYLGLFEVNPTTGETTRLVTGGQVVAGRKLSFINDVAVTQDGKKVYFTDSSSRWQRRDYLHLIMEATADGRVLELDTETREVTVLMENLRFPNGIQLLPDEESVLVAETTMARIRRVHVAGLNKGGMDTFMDNLPGFPDNIRPSSSGGYWVAMSAVRLNPGFSMLDFLSQRPWIKKLIFKLFSQDVLMKFVPRYSLVAELHDGGICTRSFHDPNGMVAAYVSEVHEHDGSLYLGSFRSPYIAKLDLHKV
- the apmap gene encoding adipocyte plasma membrane-associated protein isoform X4; amino-acid sequence: MNESEGLRFRRQHRPQVLTDELHEHRYKGPGHFLCVTSCFSTYSGKVFQVTLLALGGFLLLPLLVFILILESPIQPDVFTLKEPPQMKGCWEPNLKLREAQRIFEDQIIGPESIANIGDVLFSGTADGKIVKLIGRRIHTVTRLGKLPCGSTDEESSCGRPLGIRVGPNGTLFIADAYLGLFEVNPTTAGETTRLVTGGQVVAGRKLSFINDVAVTQDGKKVYFTDSSSRWQRRDYLHLIMEATADGRVLELDTETREVTVLMENLRFPNGIQLLPDEESVLVAETTMARIRRVHVAGLNKGGMDTFMDNLPGFPDNIRPSSSGGYWVAMSAVRLNPGFSMLDFLSQRPWIKKLIFKYVH
- the apmap gene encoding adipocyte plasma membrane-associated protein isoform X7, which codes for MNESEGLRFRRQHRPQVLTDELHEHRYKGPGTYSGKVFQVTLLALGGFLLLPLLVFILILESPIQPDVFTLKEPPQMKGCWEPNLKLREAQRIFEDQIIGPESIANIGDVLFSGTADGKIVKLIGRRIHTVTRLGKLPCGSTDEESSCGRPLGIRVGPNGTLFIADAYLGLFEVNPTTGETTRLVTGGQVVAGRKLSFINDVAVTQDGKKVYFTDSSSRWQRRDYLHLIMEATADGRVLELDTETREVTVLMENLRFPNGIQLLPDEESVLVAETTMARIRRVHVAGLNKGGMDTFMDNLPGFPDNIRPSSSGGYWVAMSAVRLNPGFSMLDFLSQRPWIKKLIFKYVH
- the apmap gene encoding adipocyte plasma membrane-associated protein isoform X11; the encoded protein is MKGCWEPNLKLREAQRIFEDQIIGPESIANIGDVLFSGTADGKIVKLIGRRIHTVTRLGKLPCGSTDEESSCGRPLGIRVGPNGTLFIADAYLGLFEVNPTTGETTRLVTGGQVVAGRKLSFINDVAVTQDGKKVYFTDSSSRWQRRDYLHLIMEATADGRVLELDTETREVTVLMENLRFPNGIQLLPDEESVLVAETTMARIRRVHVAGLNKGGMDTFMDNLPGFPDNIRPSSSGGYWVAMSAVRLNPGFSMLDFLSQRPWIKKLIFKLFSQDVLMKFVPRYSLVAELHDGGICTRSFHDPNGMVAAYVSEVHEHDGSLYLGSFRSPYIAKLDLHKV